Proteins from a single region of Bos indicus x Bos taurus breed Angus x Brahman F1 hybrid chromosome 29, Bos_hybrid_MaternalHap_v2.0, whole genome shotgun sequence:
- the LOC113885874 gene encoding serum amyloid A protein-like — MNLSTGIIFCFLILGVSSQGWGTFLKEAGQGAKDMWRAYQDMKEANYKGADKYFHARGNYDAAQRGPGGAWAAKVISNARETIQGITDPLFKGMTRDQVREDSKADQAANEWGRSGKDPNHFRPAGLPNKY; from the exons ATGAACCTTTCCACGGGCATCATTTTCTGCTTCCTGATCCTGGGCGTCAGcagccagggatgggggacaTTCCTCAAGGAAGCTGGTCAAG GGGCTAAAGACATGTGGAGAGCTTACCAAGACATGAAAGAAGCCAACTACAAGGGTGCAGACAAATACTTCCACGCCCGCGGAAACTATGACGCTGCCCAAAGGGGACCGGGGGGCGCCTGGGCTGCTAAAGTGATCAG TAACGCCAGAGAGACTATTCAGGGAATCACAGACCCTCTGTTTAAGGGTATGACCAGGGACCAGGTACGGGAGGATTCGAAGGCCGACCAGGCTGCCAACGAATGGGGCCGGAGTGGCAAAGACCCCAACCACTTCAGACCTGCTGGCCTGCCTAACAAGTACTGA